Proteins encoded in a region of the Populus alba chromosome 13, ASM523922v2, whole genome shotgun sequence genome:
- the LOC118042418 gene encoding cationic amino acid transporter 2, vacuolar: MGFLVGSQNGVRGGGCFRSLIRRKQVDSVHFKRHGHHQLAKELSVPHLIAIGVGSTIGAGIYILVGTVAREHSGPALFISFLIAGIAAALSAFCYAELASRCPSAGSAYHYSYICVGEGVAWLIGWALILEYTIGGSAVARGISPNLALFFGGQDSLPFFLARQHIPGFDVLVDPCAAVLVLVVTGLLCVGIKESTLAQAVVTSINVCAMLFIIIAGSYLGFKTGWAGYELPAGYFPFGVDGMLAGSATVFFAYIGFDSVASTAEEVKNPQRDLPLGIGLALSICCCLYMLVSVVIVGLVPYYAMDPDTPISSAFAAYGMQWAAYLVAAGAVMALCSTLMGSILPQPRILMAMARDGLLPSFFSDINKRSQVPVKSTLVTGLGSAVLAFFMDVSQLAGMVSVGTLLAFTMVAVSVLILRYVPPNEVPFPSSLQEIIDSVSLRYSTGSQEVTKEKSGFHASTSMDSNLPLLGKATAIEYPIIVKQGAQGNFFINEGSRRKIAGWTITATFVGAFLLAYAASDLNLPRLLRFIVCGIGGALLLFGLIVLTCIEQDDARHNFGHSGGFICPFVPLLPIVCFLVNIYLLINLGAATWTRVSVWLIVGVLVYTFYGRTHSSLLDAVYVPATHADEIYRSSGESSP; encoded by the exons GTGTTGGCTCAACTATTGGAGCTGGAATTTATATTCTTGTTGGAACAGTTGCTAGGGAGCATTCTGGACCTGCTCTATTTATATCCTTTCTGATAGCTGGAATTGCTGCTGCTCTTTCAGCATTTTGCTATGCAGAACTTGCAAGTCGTTGTCCATCTGCCGGCAGTGCATATCATTATTCCTACATTTGTGTTGGAGAAGG TGTTGCTTGGTTGATTGGCTGGGCTTTAATATTGGAATACACAATCGGTGGTTCAGCAGTTGCTCGTGGCATATCCCCAAACCTA GCATTGTTCTTTGGAGGTCAGGACAGTCTACCATTTTTTCTGGCTCGTCAACATATACCCGGGTTTGATGTTCTGGTTGACCCTTGTGCTGCTGTTCTGGTATTGGTTGTCACTGGGCTCTTGTGCGTGGGAATAAAGGAG AGTACTCTGGCACAAGCTGTAGTAACCTCCATAAATGTGTGTGCCATGCTATTCATCATAATAGCTGGTAGTTATCTTGGCTTCAAGACTGGATGGGCTGGATATGAACTTCCTGCTGG GTACTTTCCTTTTGGGGTGGATGGGATGCTTGCGGGGTCTGCAACTGTCTTTTTTGCGTACATTGGTTTTGATTCAGTTGCCAGCACTGCTGAGGAG GTTAAAAATCCTCAGCGAGATTTACCTCTAGGCATTGGTCTCGCATTGtctatttgttgttgtttgtatATGCTGGTCTCTGTTGTCATTGTTGGTCTGGTACCTTATTATGCTATGGATCCTGATACCCCTATTTCCTCTGCATTCGCTGCATATGGGATGCAATGGGCAGC GTACTTAGTAGCTGCTGGAGCAGTTATGGCTCTCTGCTCAACATTGATGGGCTCAATACTTCCTCAG CCTCGAATTTTAATGGCAATGGCTAGAGATGGATTGCTGCCATCATTCTtttcagatattaataaaaggAGCCAAGTTCCTGTTAAGAGCACATTGGTGACTGGCTTAGGTTCTGCAGTACTGGcattttttatggatgtttcACAATTAGCCGGGATG GTCAGTGTGGGAACGCTTCTGGCATTCACTATGGTAGCAGTTTCTGTATTGATACTGAGATATGTACCACCAAATGAGGTGCCTTTTCCATCTTCACTTCAGGAGATTATTGATTCTGTGTCATTACGGTACAGTACAGGTAGCCAAGAGGTCACTAAGGAAAAGTCTGGTTTTCATGCCAGTACCTCTATGGATAGCAATTTGCCTTTATTAGGCAAAGCAACAGCAATTGAATATCCAATAATTGTAAAACAAGGGGCGCAAGGCAATT tttttATAAATGAAGGGAGCAGGCGAAAAATTGCTGGCTGGACCATAACAGCCACATTTGTTGGGGCATTTCTCCTTGCTTATGCAGCTTCAGACTTGAATCTTCCTAG ACTTCTTCGCTTTATAGTGTGTGGAATTGGTGGTGCACTTCTCCTTTTTGGTCTGATTGTGCTGACCTGTATAGAACAAGATGATGCGAGGCACAACTTTGGGCATTCAGGAG GTTTTATCTGCCCATTTGTTCCACTCCTTCCTATTGTCTGCTTTCTTGTCAACATCTACCTTTTGATTAATCTTGG TGCTGCCACTTGGACCCGTGTCTCTGTATGGCTTATAGTTGGAGTGCTTGTATATACGTTCTATGGGCGGACACACAGCTCACTGCTGGATGCTGTCTATGTGCCTGCAACTCACGCTGATGAAATTTATCGCAGCTCTGGAGAAAGTTCACCATAG
- the LOC118042443 gene encoding GDSL esterase/lipase 1 codes for MENSRSGFYFLVLCCASLLFPTCCSSKHIPLFIFGDSFFEAGNNNYIRNAFGRANFRPYGETFFKYPTGRFSDGRVIPDFIAEYAKLPFIPPYLQPGNHQITDGVNFASGAAGALAQTRPAGSVIDLNTQAIYFKNVERQISQKLGDTETKKLLSKAIYMFNIGTNDYVAPFTTNSSLLQAYSRKEYVGMVIGNTTTVIKEIYKNGGRKFVFVSMGPLGCLPYLRASNKNGTGGCMDEVTLFSKLHNSALIEALKELQTQLRGFKYSYFDFYTSLSERIKHHSKYGFEKGKVACCGSGPYRGFLSCGRRGAEEYQLCDNPSDYLFFDGGHLTEKANNQLAKLMWSGNSTVIWPYNLETLFQE; via the exons atggaaaattcAAGGTCTGGTTTTTATTTCTTGGTTCTTTGCTGTGCTAGCCTTCTCTTCCCAACATGCTGCAGCAGTAAGCATATTCCCTTGTTTATATTTGGAGACTCGTTTTTTGAAGCTGGAAATAATAACTATATCAGAAATGCATTTGGCCGGGCAAACTTCCGGCCTTATGGTGAAACCTTCTTCAAGTATCCCACCGGGAGATTTTCGGACGGTCGAGTAATTCCAGATTTTATTG CTGAGTATGCAAAGTTGCCATTTATTCCTCCATATCTGCAACCTGGCAATCACCAGATTACAGATGGGGTGAACTTTGCATCAGGAGCAGCTGGTGCTCTAGCTCAAACCAGACCTGCTGGATCG GTTATAGACCTTAATACGCAAGCAATTTATTTCAAGAACGTGGAGAGGCAGATAAGTCAGAAACTGGGGGATACAGAAACTAAGAAATTGCTGTCTAAGGCTATCTACATGTTCAACATCGGTACCAATGACTACGTAGCACCTTTCACAACAAACTCCAGTTTGCTCCAGGCCTACTCCAGAAAGGAGTATGTCGGAATGGTTATCGGCAATACAACAACTGTGATCAAA GAAATATACAAGAATGGAGGAAGGAAATTCGTGTTTGTCAGCATGGGTCCTTTGGGTTGTTTACCATATCTGAGAGCATCAAACAAGAATGGCACAGGTGGTTGCATGGATGAAGTCACGTTGTTTTCAAAACTACACAATAGCGCACTCATTGAAGCCCTCAAGGAGCTCCAGACACAGCTTCGAGGGTTTAAATACTCTTACTTTGATTTCTACACTTCATTAAGTGAAAGAATTAAGCACCATTCAAAATATG GTTTTGAGAAGGGGAAGGTGGCGTGTTGTGGCAGTGGTCCATACAGAGGATTCTTGAGTTGCGGCAGAAGGGGAGCAGAAGAGTACCAATTATGTGACAATCCTAGCGACTATTTGTTCTTTGATGGTGGTCATCTCACCGAGAAAGCCAACAATCAACTTGCAAAGTTGATGTGGAGTGGGAATTCTACTGTCATATGGCCTTACAATCTTGAAACATTATTCCAGGAGTAG